The genomic region AACTAAGACGTATGTGTGTCACGTCAaaaaacatacaacacacgAGCATACTTGTACTATGCCACGTAAACACAAGTATCACATGTAAATGGCAGGGACCTGTCTGCTACGCCACTGTGTTGATTtctctccctccttttgagacaGAAAGATTGCATTCGAGCGTTGAGGAGGTTCTGGACTTGGGCTGGATGATCCCCTTCATGCCTTTCAGTCAGTAAGCAGGGTTTACTGGAAGGACCAAATGAAGACAGTCAATGTATAGGAAATATAGTCTGATGACAAGCAAAGAGCTTTCTTACATTATGCTAatagttagcatgttagcatgatATTATTATTGCAAGATGTGGGATCCTTATCAATCTCTTGTGTAACCGTTCTTTTGATATAGGATTCATTAGAATTGGCATTAATTGCCTACTTTTCCGTACAGTAGTTATTTTTCTTATTGGAAAAATTGGGTGTTTGGAATAAATTAATGCCATTTCCATTCATTgcaatggggaaagatgattcTGAAATATTTTTGGCAAAAATTTCTCTGGCTTTTGTTTTTACAATTGCATAGCGATCATCTGAGCAGGCTGATGACGTGGCATGATGCATGCAGCTTGCTACTGAAGAGacacggggcggggcggggattGTTTGATGGACCTGAGAAGCATCAAAACTGCTTCACATGTGGAGGATTCTTCTGTTACGGTGTATTGCTTCTCACTTACTGTCTCTCTTTCCCAATCCCCATCTGGCAGGGCCTTAGACTCTGAGCCATAGTGTAGCGGAGAGTACACCCAGGTCCTGTCCTCTGGAggctggtttgtttgttttttttacacgcCAAACACAGCAGAGGGCGCCAGGGGGACAGAGGAGAGGGCCAGTGGCACAGAGATAAGCGGCGGAGGCGGCagtggcaggcaggcgggcgggaagAAAGATGCAGGAGGTCGCAGGAGGAGAAAAGACAAGACAGGAAATGAAAGTTAGGGGATGCATAAAGGGGGGAAATGTTGCCTAGACAAGCTCGTGTTAATCCTTCAAGCCAGAAGCGGCGCTTATCGCACGGTGTGTTCGAGTCCAGGGTCTTCTAGGAGGTCATGTGAGTGATGAAAAAGGGGAAAGGTGATGGATTAGAGGCTTTATCACTTCCGGCAACAGCTGTAAAATGCCACCATATATGCGACAGTACCATCATGCAAACATCTTTGTCAAGTGAGGAGCAAGTCATGAATTACGTTctactttggaggttccactggGGTCTAAAGTTGCACGCCACCGAGTCTAATCTAAAACTGATGTCCGACGCCTGGCTGGGCTCACTTACTGGCCAGCCGGACCGCCACTTGCTCCTCTGACGGAGAGGTGGGACCACCCAAGTCCTTCCGTCGGGGAACTGACCACGACAACGAGGGGGAAGGAGATGACAAATGGACAAACGTGTAAAAAGAAGAATGAGAGGGAAAGACGTGACATGACTAAGGCGGCATGCCGAGAtgagaatgagaaaaaaaaaaacatcgaaAACATGCTTAAGTGTACGCGTTGGCATTTCTGAATTTTTATCTTCAAGATAAAAAGCAGCAACGAGAGAGCCACCACATCCATCAACATCTTTGTGGGAGAGCTTTAAAGTGTGGTGCGCGGTCTTACAAAGTAGATATCCGTGACCGGCACATCGTCCTCGTCGTCCACCGAAGCCTGGCTGGTGCACCCCGAGCCCGACGCGCAGCTGGGTGTCTCCGCCGCCACCGGTTTGGGACTGGATGGAGTGGCCTCGACAGACGCGggaacgacgacgacgacgggcgaggaggaggaggcttcGGTAGCTTGAGAAGCGGCGGAAGAGGCAGCGGCGGCCTCCTGAGCCTCACTGCTGGAATGAAAGAAGCATTTGGTCGCCTAAACACAGATTAGAAAAGTCCACGCTGCTCCGAGGGAGCTTTGTGCACCTTGGTATCAACAAGACACCTGATTGGCTAAAGGGATAAATGCAGATGTTTGTCTTTCTGATGCTCAAAAACCTGCGCCCTCACTTCTTTCCAGACACTTTTCATCACTTTAGATTAATTCTCGTGTAGCGAGACGAGATTAGAGCCGCTTTTTGTACAGCTGAACAAAAATCAGGTTAAAATGTGCCCAAAATGAGGTCATGGTGGCTTTACGGGAGCTGCCTCGGGGCCCCCAGGACCACTGCCCTACTTCTTCTTGCTGGTTACCCCAAATTGGTCTCATAATCTCCCGGCAGCACTTTTAGCGCCGTCATTCATATTTAGGCTGAATCGAGGTCACACACAAATGTAGGAAAACGAGCTTTGTGTGGGATACCTGGGTTCAGGAGACGGCTGTGGAATGGAGAAGGTGGGCTCGCTGTCGTGTCTCTTTAATTCCACCTCCACGGTGATGGTCTGCTGATCTTCCTCGCGCACACGCAGCTCCTCCTGGGTCCTGCGCCCAtgaaaacacaacacacaccgaTGTAGTCTAGTCTGAAAACCAGGTTCTGAAATTTCCAGATCCACCAACTTACCTTCCATCGTGGCTTAGAGACTGCGTGTATCTCCTGGAGTCAAATGAAACAGCGTCAAGTGAAAGCAAGGAGGTCAGGAGCGCAGGGTGCTAGCTAGCTACCTGTAGCGCGGGTGCTCGACGGTGTCACAGGGAGATCGTTCCGGGATGGACAGAGAGGTGGTGGAGGAGAGGGTGGTGGCGATGGACGCCGTGGTGGCCTCCTCGAATGACGGAGGCGTGCACGGGAGATCGGCTCGCCCTGGCGATCGTCCACAAAAAAGAAcgttggaacaagacacaacggCGAATACAGAAACAACGCAACTACCTTCGTCTTCCAGCGTGGGGAAGCTGCGAGCGCCTCTCAAGTCGTAGATGTTCTCGTCTCTCTCGGAGGTCAGCTGGCTGGCGGACCAGGCTGCGCCGGGACCGCCGCACTTTGGCACGGTAAGCGACACGCGGCCCTTCTTGGATGGAGATGATTTCAAAGCTGCACATGTTACACAAAGCATCAGAACTCAGTGGCAACAACTTCAGACATCTTCCCGCTTTAATTTTTAACAGAGGAACCGTGTCCTTGTGTTACTATGATGGATGGGAATCGAAGTTGACTCCTACTTTGACTAGAGAGCGTCTGAACTCTCCCACATGACGCCAAGCAGCACCGAATAAGGCAGTTTGAAGACTATCTGCTATTTTCTTCCCACGCGGCAGCGCTTTGACTATGTAAGGCAGCGGAATGGACTCACAAGAGCTCTTCCTGAAAACAGTGCTGCTCATGAACTTGAAGAACCTGTCGGCGTAGAATCCGGGCCGGTGGACCGAGACGGTGTCCTGCGGGCAGAGAAtaaagagatttaaaaaaaaaaaaaaaaaaaacagagtgccGGCAGATTAACCGATCAATTAGATCCTCTTGTGTTCCATTTTACTAATGTATGTCTCTGGGTCAAGCCACTCGGCAGAGTAAGCATCAGTATATAAACAAACACAGGCAGACGTTATTGATTTTCCAGCCGGCTGATGGCTGACATCCTTTGGAGGCAGAATAATGCCGAGGCGGACCAAAATGAGTAAGGGGAGCCCATTTTTAGCGTCAAGCGATATTGGTTGTTATTAAAAGCTCACCCCGTCGTGCACCAAAGCTTTCCACGTGTGCTCCAGTTTCTTGATTAACCTGCGCAGACAAAGAATGGTGAAGCAATATGGCTGACGGCGTGTAAAGCAAAGAGAAGCCGACGGCGCCGCTTACCTGTACGACTGTAAGATGTCAATGATGCCCACGTAGAGCAGAAGTCGTTCTCCTTTGCCATTGACGGCAGGGATGCCGCCCATCCTAAAAGACAAATTCGCAATGAAACCACTTCAGGAAGAGCCAGACGCGACATCTGGTCGGCTCCTCTCACGTGTCTTCGGTGTCGATGGAGCCTCCGCAGGCGGCCCCGCCCTGGATGGACTCCATGGCGGTGGAATAGAGAGCCTTCTGCTGGGCCATGGGCCGTTTCTCGTCACTGTCGCCTTGGGAGCCTTCCATCTGCCGTTCCCTCTCCGCCTGGTCCATGTTGTGAACTCCCAGCAGGAGACTGTAGTCCATGATCTTGAAGCTTTCCAGCACCTGAGCAAAATGCCATGACAGTTAGCTcctagcatgctagcaaatgtcCCTATCCTAACTTACCAAACAGTCCCTCTGCAGCGTCTTGACCAGCGCGTTGAACGTGTCCTGATCCAGCATGAGTCCGTCCTGCAGGTCCTGCATAAAGTCCAGGTCCTTGAAGGTGGGCCGCGCCTTCTCGCGTTCCTTCTTGGACGCTCGCCTCTTGTAGGTGGAGCCCTTCAGGTCGTACTTGAGATGCATTCGCACCACGCGGGGCAGCACGTTGTTCATCACCACCACGCGGATGTTCTTGCCGCCCGACTGGACGCAGTAGAGGCCGAAGAACTTGGGCAGGAGAGTGCGAGGGTTCTGATTCAAGTTCTGGAGAGGGTagaaatcatccatccatttttactTATCAGATTATTATTACAACGGAGCCACGTCAGAAAACAAGTGTGGACTTCAGAAGAGGAACTGAAAGATCATGTTTTGCCCTCAGCAGCCACGCAGATGTCGAACAACGCGACACGTGAGAAGggttgggggagggggaggtatGGGAATGCAGATTAATGCGTGCCAAAGATAAAAAGGACAAAAAGCTGCGGTGAGTGTGAGAACGGCCGAAAGAGCGATAAGAGCTTGCTCACTCGGCCGTCCACCTGCGACAGACATGGGGAGCTGACTGCACGTAGCAGCGCTTACTAATTGGCTTCTTGTCTCCttcagtgtgtctgtgtgtgtgtctgtcttgaCCTTGGCATGGGTTTTATCTCTCGAAGCAGACCTCCACCGCCAGGGCCAAAGCATTTGTCATCAACAGAATTGCTAGTACGACTATCTCAGTCTGACTCATGGAAATGAAGGTGTCAAACCTGAGGCTcgagggccagatccggcccgccacaTTGTTTTAAGTGGCCCAAGAAGGCAAATCATGTACTTTCAAGGTTTCGCTGGATGTATGCTCCCCTACCATGTAGTAGCCCGGCAGCAGCTTCTGTAAGAACTCCGCCTCCTTGTGCATGACCGTCTTGATGATGAACTCGTCGTCCTTGGTGAGATAG from Syngnathus scovelli strain Florida chromosome 10, RoL_Ssco_1.2, whole genome shotgun sequence harbors:
- the pip5k1ca gene encoding phosphatidylinositol 4-phosphate 5-kinase type-1 gamma isoform X3, which translates into the protein MEAEGAVGLSEARDGSPLSGAASSDDADTVVGVSSGMDAGDMDAARKAFITEMPSSSGLPGQGKKIGHRGVDASGETTYKKTTSSALKGAIQLGIGYTVGNLSSKPERDVLMQDFYVVESIFFPSEGSNLTPAHHFPDFRFKTYAPVAFRYFRELFGIRPDDYLYSLCNEPLIELSNPGASGSVFYLTKDDEFIIKTVMHKEAEFLQKLLPGYYMNLNQNPRTLLPKFFGLYCVQSGGKNIRVVVMNNVLPRVVRMHLKYDLKGSTYKRRASKKEREKARPTFKDLDFMQDLQDGLMLDQDTFNALVKTLQRDCLVLESFKIMDYSLLLGVHNMDQAERERQMEGSQGDSDEKRPMAQQKALYSTAMESIQGGAACGGSIDTEDTMGGIPAVNGKGERLLLYVGIIDILQSYRLIKKLEHTWKALVHDGDTVSVHRPGFYADRFFKFMSSTVFRKSSSLKSSPSKKGRVSLTVPKCGGPGAAWSASQLTSERDENIYDLRGARSFPTLEDEGRADLPCTPPSFEEATTASIATTLSSTTSLSIPERSPCDTVEHPRYRRYTQSLSHDGRTQEELRVREEDQQTITVEVELKRHDSEPTFSIPQPSPEPSSEAQEAAAASSAASQATEASSSSPVVVVVPASVEATPSSPKPVAAETPSCASGSGCTSQASVDDEDDVPVTDIYFPPEDRTWVYSPLHYGSESKALPDGDWERET
- the pip5k1ca gene encoding phosphatidylinositol 4-phosphate 5-kinase type-1 gamma isoform X4; this encodes MEAEGAVGLSEARDGSPLSGAASSDDADTVVGVSSGMDAGDMDAARKAFITEMPSSSGLPGQGKKIGHRGVDASGETTYKKTTSSALKGAIQLGIGYTVGNLSSKPERDVLMQDFYVVESIFFPSEGSNLTPAHHFPDFRFKTYAPVAFRYFRELFGIRPDDYLYSLCNEPLIELSNPGASGSVFYLTKDDEFIIKTVMHKEAEFLQKLLPGYYMNLNQNPRTLLPKFFGLYCVQSGGKNIRVVVMNNVLPRVVRMHLKYDLKGSTYKRRASKKEREKARPTFKDLDFMQDLQDGLMLDQDTFNALVKTLQRDCLVLESFKIMDYSLLLGVHNMDQAERERQMEGSQGDSDEKRPMAQQKALYSTAMESIQGGAACGGSIDTEDTMGGIPAVNGKGERLLLYVGIIDILQSYRLIKKLEHTWKALVHDGDTVSVHRPGFYADRFFKFMSSTVFRKSSSLKSSPSKKGRVSLTVPKCGGPGAAWSASQLTSERDENIYDLRGARSFPTLEDEGRADLPCTPPSFEEATTASIATTLSSTTSLSIPERSPCDTVEHPRYRRYTQSLSHDGRTQEELRVREEDQQTITVEVELKRHDSEPTFSIPQPSPEPSSEAQEAAAASSAASQATEASSSSPVVVVVPASVEATPSSPKPVAAETPSCASGSGCTSQASVDDEDDVPVTDIYF
- the pip5k1ca gene encoding phosphatidylinositol 4-phosphate 5-kinase type-1 gamma isoform X2; translation: MEAEGAVGLSEARDGSPLSGAASSDDADTVVGVSSGMDAGDMDAARKAFITEMPSSSGLPGQGKKIGHRGVDASGETTYKKTTSSALKGAIQLGIGYTVGNLSSKPERDVLMQDFYVVESIFFPSEGSNLTPAHHFPDFRFKTYAPVAFRYFRELFGIRPDDYLYSLCNEPLIELSNPGASGSVFYLTKDDEFIIKTVMHKEAEFLQKLLPGYYMNLNQNPRTLLPKFFGLYCVQSGGKNIRVVVMNNVLPRVVRMHLKYDLKGSTYKRRASKKEREKARPTFKDLDFMQDLQDGLMLDQDTFNALVKTLQRDCLVLESFKIMDYSLLLGVHNMDQAERERQMEGSQGDSDEKRPMAQQKALYSTAMESIQGGAACGGSIDTEDTMGGIPAVNGKGERLLLYVGIIDILQSYRLIKKLEHTWKALVHDGDTVSVHRPGFYADRFFKFMSSTVFRKSSSLKSSPSKKGRVSLTVPKCGGPGAAWSASQLTSERDENIYDLRGARSFPTLEDEGRADLPCTPPSFEEATTASIATTLSSTTSLSIPERSPCDTVEHPRYRRYTQSLSHDGRTQEELRVREEDQQTITVEVELKRHDSEPTFSIPQPSPEPSEAQEAAAASSAASQATEASSSSPVVVVVPASVEATPSSPKPVAAETPSCASGSGCTSQASVDDEDDVPVTDIYFFPDGRTWVVPPLRQRSKWRSGWPVSEPSQASDISFRLDSVACNFRPQWNLQSRT
- the pip5k1ca gene encoding phosphatidylinositol 4-phosphate 5-kinase type-1 gamma isoform X1, which produces MEAEGAVGLSEARDGSPLSGAASSDDADTVVGVSSGMDAGDMDAARKAFITEMPSSSGLPGQGKKIGHRGVDASGETTYKKTTSSALKGAIQLGIGYTVGNLSSKPERDVLMQDFYVVESIFFPSEGSNLTPAHHFPDFRFKTYAPVAFRYFRELFGIRPDDYLYSLCNEPLIELSNPGASGSVFYLTKDDEFIIKTVMHKEAEFLQKLLPGYYMNLNQNPRTLLPKFFGLYCVQSGGKNIRVVVMNNVLPRVVRMHLKYDLKGSTYKRRASKKEREKARPTFKDLDFMQDLQDGLMLDQDTFNALVKTLQRDCLVLESFKIMDYSLLLGVHNMDQAERERQMEGSQGDSDEKRPMAQQKALYSTAMESIQGGAACGGSIDTEDTMGGIPAVNGKGERLLLYVGIIDILQSYRLIKKLEHTWKALVHDGDTVSVHRPGFYADRFFKFMSSTVFRKSSSLKSSPSKKGRVSLTVPKCGGPGAAWSASQLTSERDENIYDLRGARSFPTLEDEGRADLPCTPPSFEEATTASIATTLSSTTSLSIPERSPCDTVEHPRYRRYTQSLSHDGRTQEELRVREEDQQTITVEVELKRHDSEPTFSIPQPSPEPSSEAQEAAAASSAASQATEASSSSPVVVVVPASVEATPSSPKPVAAETPSCASGSGCTSQASVDDEDDVPVTDIYFFPDGRTWVVPPLRQRSKWRSGWPVSEPSQASDISFRLDSVACNFRPQWNLQSRT